A single Thermococcus sp. DNA region contains:
- the rtcA gene encoding RNA 3'-terminal phosphate cyclase, with translation MEWVEIDGSYGEGGGQILRTAVALSVITGKAVRIKRIRANRPNPGLRPQHLHGILALKELSNARVKGASVGSTELEFIPGKVEAGHVRVPIKTAGSVTLVLQALLPAMAFTGGSFEITGGTDVPWSPPVDYLKGVTLFALERMGLKAEIEVKRRGHYPKGGGLVVGKVEPWEDRKPLVALEWSRIERFSGISHATNLPAHVAERQAKSAEERLREFYNAPVEIEREVSRSLGPGSGIVVWAETDLLRLGGDALGKRGKPAEVVGREAAEELIYALRTGAAADKFLGDQIVPFLAFAGGEVTVAEITNHLITNVWVVERFFGKTFEVEGKVGEPGRLRVVRKAEVGEPKLV, from the coding sequence GTGGAGTGGGTAGAGATAGACGGCTCGTACGGCGAGGGTGGTGGACAGATACTCAGAACTGCTGTTGCCCTCTCGGTGATAACCGGAAAGGCCGTTAGGATCAAAAGGATACGCGCCAACAGGCCCAACCCGGGTTTGAGACCCCAGCACCTCCACGGGATCCTCGCTCTTAAGGAGCTGAGCAACGCGAGGGTGAAGGGTGCCAGCGTCGGCTCAACCGAGCTTGAGTTCATCCCCGGAAAGGTTGAGGCAGGGCACGTAAGAGTCCCCATAAAGACCGCCGGGAGTGTAACCCTCGTTCTTCAGGCGTTGCTTCCGGCTATGGCATTCACCGGCGGGAGCTTCGAGATAACGGGCGGAACGGACGTCCCATGGAGCCCTCCGGTGGACTACCTGAAGGGGGTTACCCTCTTCGCCCTTGAGCGGATGGGCCTCAAAGCCGAAATCGAGGTGAAGAGAAGGGGCCACTACCCGAAGGGAGGAGGCCTTGTCGTTGGAAAAGTCGAGCCCTGGGAGGACAGGAAGCCCCTAGTGGCGCTCGAATGGAGCAGAATAGAGCGCTTCTCCGGGATAAGCCACGCTACCAACCTGCCGGCTCACGTTGCAGAAAGGCAGGCGAAAAGTGCCGAGGAAAGGCTGAGGGAGTTCTACAACGCTCCCGTTGAAATCGAGAGAGAAGTTTCCCGCTCTCTGGGCCCCGGAAGCGGAATCGTCGTGTGGGCCGAGACCGATTTGCTAAGGCTCGGTGGTGACGCCCTCGGTAAGCGTGGAAAACCAGCAGAGGTCGTTGGCAGGGAAGCGGCGGAAGAGCTCATCTATGCCCTGAGAACGGGGGCTGCCGCCGATAAATTCCTCGGCGACCAGATCGTGCCCTTTCTAGCTTTTGCCGGAGGGGAGGTGACGGTGGCGGAGATAACAAACCATCTCATCACCAACGTCTGGGTGGTCGAGAGGTTTTTTGGGAAGACCTTCGAAGTTGAGGGAAAAGTTGGAGAGCCCGGAAGGCTCAGGGTCGTTAGGAAGGCCGAGGTTGGGGAGCCTAAGCTAGTTTAG
- a CDS encoding DUF2178 domain-containing protein, with translation MNELILNFLTWAALLVLATEILLRSSKGQERKRVLIPAVLIVLTMGYVLGWAVSEGNTALAIATFVSGGVLIHLYYRHAGRRHILQDERTLRIEEIASRRTLQVTMLGLAILSVYLSSLQRKNPEVKLASEIVSAVLIALFVLHLGFLSYYRRVM, from the coding sequence ATGAACGAACTAATACTGAACTTCCTGACATGGGCGGCACTCCTCGTTTTGGCCACCGAAATCCTCCTTCGCTCGTCGAAAGGCCAGGAGAGGAAACGCGTTCTTATCCCGGCCGTTCTCATAGTCCTGACTATGGGCTACGTCCTCGGCTGGGCCGTAAGCGAGGGAAACACAGCCCTGGCTATAGCTACCTTTGTCTCGGGTGGGGTTCTCATTCACCTCTACTACAGACACGCCGGCAGAAGGCATATCCTTCAAGACGAGAGAACGCTGAGAATTGAGGAGATAGCCTCAAGGAGAACCCTTCAGGTGACAATGCTCGGACTGGCGATCCTTTCCGTGTATCTCTCCTCTCTCCAGAGGAAGAATCCAGAGGTAAAACTCGCCTCTGAGATAGTATCGGCAGTCTTGATAGCGCTCTTCGTCCTCCATCTGGGTTTCCTGAGCTACTACCGGCGGGTGATGTGA
- a CDS encoding DUF2178 domain-containing protein, translating into MSELTLALLGVLVGGGLLGYFLAKIAMENTGVPLDERGLEISKLAAMRTLELVLFVTVVLLLYFWTIEWNEACANAVGLVFFTVFFGNLAFRAYYSRKM; encoded by the coding sequence ATGAGCGAGCTCACACTGGCCTTACTGGGAGTACTCGTCGGCGGGGGACTTTTGGGATACTTCCTAGCCAAGATAGCGATGGAAAACACTGGCGTTCCTTTGGACGAAAGAGGTCTTGAGATTTCCAAGCTCGCCGCTATGAGGACGCTGGAGCTGGTTCTGTTTGTTACAGTAGTTCTGCTTCTGTACTTTTGGACAATTGAATGGAACGAAGCGTGTGCCAACGCAGTTGGGCTGGTGTTTTTTACAGTATTCTTTGGGAATCTAGCTTTCAGGGCCTACTACTCAAGGAAGATGTGA